The Malus domestica chromosome 08, GDT2T_hap1 genomic interval TTTGGCAGAGCaacttttatttaaaaacttACTGCATCTGTTTTGGTAGACCAACACTTGCCGACCTTGGTCTAGAAAATGAAACACATTTGCAGCAACCGCATGTGCCACCATCGTTATACCTTACAGACACAAGCTCATCAGTTCATGGAGCGGACTCCAACGTGATAATTACAAAGCAACACAAGCTCATCAATTCATGGAGCAACTCCTACGTGATAATTAGAAAGCGTTCGGACTCTCAAAAGTG includes:
- the LOC103426304 gene encoding uncharacterized protein isoform X6; this encodes MRTVIQAIDDFPSLVDFVMEILSKLVRKQLPPPQLEGTLNKFANLRGPFAAYASQPSVKASLYRPTLADLGLENETHLQQPHVPPSLYLTDTSSSVHGADSNVIITKQHKLINSWSNSYVIIRKRSDSQK